Proteins encoded together in one bacterium window:
- a CDS encoding response regulator, with amino-acid sequence MDRKRILINEKEPHEVADLRKALVATGYDVRIAESSAQTLELIEGFKPNLLISEVRMPVMDGPHLLQEVRNRPATQALLFVMIGKLRTVEERVNILKLPIDDYLQKPLDIDEAVVRIDNLIKEIELLSASSQPRWRGFNGHLSEMNLVDLLQTIEVGKKTCVLKLRAHEKEGQVFVTEGQVIDAELGGLEARQALLRMFTWSDGTFQVELRPHERTRMLTIANRDLISEGLTRQHRWRQLTAQLPPLHAQVMLAPAAAPPANEEEQALFNLLENGAVKRLLELVEENPADDLRTLTVFKKLLERGAIQAVQTASANKNGESTQWLKRLQDEVQTRSAAPVDSLFKAVIRPVEEAPQPHERRRADRRQQAGRRQYDRRNGLLRKLYLNKSELLMIREKLSH; translated from the coding sequence ATGGATCGAAAACGAATACTGATCAATGAGAAAGAGCCGCACGAGGTCGCGGATCTGCGCAAGGCATTGGTGGCCACCGGCTATGACGTGCGCATCGCGGAAAGCTCGGCGCAAACGCTGGAGCTGATCGAGGGCTTCAAGCCCAATCTGCTCATCTCCGAAGTGCGCATGCCGGTGATGGACGGCCCGCATCTGCTGCAGGAAGTGCGCAACCGGCCGGCAACCCAGGCGCTGCTCTTTGTGATGATCGGCAAACTGCGCACGGTCGAAGAGCGGGTCAATATACTGAAACTGCCGATCGACGATTATCTGCAGAAGCCGCTCGACATCGACGAGGCGGTGGTGCGCATCGACAATCTCATCAAAGAAATCGAGCTGCTCTCGGCCTCTTCGCAGCCGCGCTGGCGCGGCTTCAACGGCCATTTGAGTGAGATGAACCTGGTGGATCTGCTGCAGACCATCGAAGTCGGCAAGAAGACCTGCGTGCTCAAGCTGCGTGCGCATGAGAAGGAAGGCCAGGTCTTCGTCACCGAAGGCCAGGTCATCGATGCCGAGTTGGGCGGCCTGGAGGCGCGGCAGGCGCTGCTGCGCATGTTTACGTGGAGCGACGGCACGTTTCAAGTAGAGCTGCGGCCGCACGAGCGCACTCGCATGCTCACCATTGCCAACCGCGATTTGATTTCGGAAGGCCTGACCCGGCAGCACCGCTGGCGGCAATTGACCGCGCAACTGCCGCCGCTGCACGCCCAGGTCATGCTCGCGCCCGCCGCCGCTCCGCCGGCGAATGAGGAAGAGCAAGCCTTGTTCAACCTACTGGAAAACGGCGCGGTCAAACGCCTGCTGGAGTTGGTGGAAGAAAACCCGGCCGATGACCTGCGCACGCTCACGGTTTTCAAGAAGCTTCTTGAGCGCGGCGCCATTCAGGCTGTGCAAACCGCCAGCGCCAACAAAAACGGCGAATCAACGCAGTGGCTCAAACGCCTACAAGATGAAGTGCAAACCCGCAGCGCCGCACCGGTGGACTCCCTGTTCAAAGCCGTCATCAGACCGGTGGAGGAAGCACCGCAGCCGCACGAACGGCGGCGCGCCGACCGGCGCCAGCAGGCCGGCCGCCGGCAATATGACCGCCGCAACGGCCTTTTGCGCAAGCTCTACCTCAACAAAAGCGAGCTGCTCATGATTCGCGAGAAATTGTCGCACTGA
- a CDS encoding response regulator produces the protein MDNPTILVADGDPKNLQILRENLEAAGFEVIIASDGLQAWQKISTGVPDLILSEVNLPKLDGFQLLEKLKADPVTSSIPLMFLTNRRELQDRVRSLRGGVKDYMIKPLHIKEVLARIRMILRRMERIKEDDAETAKKLVGRLEEFSPVDLIESFGVERKTGVLTLHNENNRSGEIYFRDGAVVNASLGNLKAEKAVYQMLPWKHGHFTMVFKDIVVPDEISVSNLGLLLQGFKRMEERERLFRLLPSPETTFITTDTFRSILQKRELTTEVARFIGLIDGHRDILQIIDESTYDDIKTLERLVKLYQQGFIKPAKTTITSEEEEQDLSANLAEPQILQRISVEPQPTTSFRVTAVRSEKAVTTPPATTPTPPAPAKPAPMPAKPEPPPPRAPLTEEEDMFPPEEEPEEPATASSVAPVDTAETQSFKFPEPTSSRPEEDIDLTDDSELESLPSFWHEHADEIWGTPHAGNGSDNALIEIQEEEGEEPAATEQTRAEETQPGALRREPLPPAILGEEAESGDEAELQPADLDEIMSRPVEVPAFLRDEFEPDSAPPEEVIESQAQAQPTEEFVLPPAPKEEPARDRHVPPAVIASPPVAPEPTVKPQAAPEPPPKPQAAPTAKPKATPPAPAAKPKIATPRVAPPEPVVVTGDEASASRIALALMRLCASRGLAKPKLVVIGHERHHLSAMVRHLLGPEAGVRKVENATFQHLEIGERILESGEPLEVIGVSMEQQFTQLLQAVAHDLVGYILLLEANRRDDLGYCGYLLNVLKAGYRLPFGIAVIRENDKKSLATATVRDLVNAEPADFLLDCIPSDAATVAAFLEGLASDANLTRW, from the coding sequence ATGGACAATCCAACCATTCTTGTCGCAGACGGTGACCCCAAGAACCTTCAGATCCTGCGCGAAAATCTCGAGGCCGCGGGCTTCGAGGTGATCATCGCGTCCGATGGTCTGCAGGCCTGGCAAAAAATTTCCACCGGCGTGCCGGATCTTATCCTCTCCGAAGTCAACCTGCCCAAGCTCGACGGCTTTCAATTGCTGGAAAAGCTCAAAGCCGACCCGGTGACTTCCTCCATCCCGCTGATGTTTCTCACCAACCGCCGGGAATTGCAGGATCGCGTGCGCAGCTTGCGCGGCGGCGTAAAAGACTACATGATCAAGCCGCTGCACATCAAAGAAGTGCTGGCCCGCATTCGCATGATCCTGCGCCGCATGGAGCGCATCAAGGAGGACGACGCCGAAACCGCCAAGAAACTCGTCGGCCGTCTGGAAGAATTCAGCCCGGTGGACTTGATCGAAAGCTTCGGCGTCGAGCGCAAGACCGGCGTGCTCACCCTGCACAATGAAAACAACCGCAGCGGCGAAATCTATTTTCGCGACGGCGCCGTGGTCAACGCCTCGCTCGGCAATCTCAAGGCCGAAAAAGCCGTCTATCAAATGTTGCCCTGGAAGCACGGCCACTTCACCATGGTGTTCAAGGACATCGTCGTGCCCGACGAAATCTCAGTCAGCAATCTCGGCTTGCTGCTGCAGGGCTTCAAACGCATGGAAGAGCGCGAGCGTCTGTTCCGGCTGCTGCCCTCGCCGGAGACCACTTTCATCACCACCGACACGTTTCGCAGCATTCTGCAGAAGCGCGAGCTGACCACGGAAGTGGCCCGCTTCATCGGGTTGATCGACGGCCACCGCGACATTCTGCAGATCATCGATGAGAGCACCTACGACGACATCAAGACGCTCGAGCGGCTGGTGAAGCTGTATCAACAAGGTTTCATCAAACCCGCGAAAACCACCATCACCTCCGAAGAAGAGGAACAAGATCTCTCCGCCAATCTCGCGGAGCCGCAAATTCTGCAGCGCATTTCCGTTGAACCACAGCCCACCACCAGCTTCCGGGTGACGGCCGTGCGCAGCGAAAAGGCGGTGACGACGCCGCCCGCGACCACACCCACGCCGCCCGCGCCTGCCAAACCGGCGCCGATGCCTGCCAAGCCGGAACCGCCGCCCCCGCGTGCGCCGCTGACAGAGGAAGAGGACATGTTTCCTCCTGAAGAAGAACCGGAAGAGCCGGCGACCGCCTCGAGCGTCGCTCCCGTAGACACCGCCGAAACGCAGAGCTTCAAATTCCCCGAGCCCACCAGCTCGCGACCGGAGGAAGACATTGATCTCACCGACGATTCGGAACTGGAAAGTCTGCCGAGCTTCTGGCATGAGCACGCCGATGAGATTTGGGGAACGCCGCACGCCGGCAACGGCAGCGACAATGCGCTGATCGAGATTCAAGAAGAGGAGGGCGAAGAGCCTGCCGCGACTGAGCAGACCCGCGCGGAAGAGACACAACCTGGCGCGCTGAGGCGGGAACCGCTGCCGCCTGCGATCCTCGGCGAAGAAGCGGAAAGCGGGGACGAAGCCGAACTGCAGCCGGCTGATTTGGATGAAATCATGTCGCGGCCGGTGGAAGTGCCTGCTTTCCTGCGCGATGAATTTGAGCCTGACAGCGCACCGCCGGAGGAAGTGATCGAATCGCAAGCCCAGGCTCAGCCGACAGAAGAATTCGTTCTTCCGCCGGCACCGAAAGAAGAACCGGCCCGCGATCGCCACGTGCCGCCGGCCGTGATCGCAAGCCCGCCGGTTGCGCCAGAGCCAACTGTAAAACCGCAAGCCGCTCCCGAGCCGCCGCCCAAACCTCAAGCTGCGCCAACTGCGAAACCCAAAGCCACACCTCCGGCGCCAGCAGCCAAGCCCAAGATTGCCACCCCGCGAGTGGCGCCTCCTGAGCCGGTGGTCGTGACAGGTGATGAGGCTTCCGCGAGCCGAATCGCGCTGGCCTTGATGCGTTTGTGCGCCTCGCGTGGTTTGGCCAAGCCCAAACTAGTCGTCATCGGCCATGAGCGCCATCACCTCTCGGCAATGGTCAGGCACTTGCTTGGTCCGGAAGCAGGTGTGCGCAAGGTCGAAAATGCCACGTTTCAGCATTTGGAGATCGGTGAGCGCATTCTGGAGAGTGGCGAGCCGCTCGAGGTGATCGGCGTGTCGATGGAGCAGCAATTCACCCAACTTTTGCAAGCCGTGGCACACGATTTGGTGGGCTATATTTTGCTGCTGGAGGCGAATCGTCGCGACGATTTGGGTTATTGCGGCTACCTGCTGAACGTGTTGAAAGCCGGTTACCGTCTCCCGTTCGGCATTGCAGTGATCCGGGAGAATGACAAGAAGAGCCTGGCGACCGCGACCGTGCGTGATTTGGTGAATGCGGAGCCGGCCGACTTCCTGCTGGACTGTATTCCTTCCGATGCCGCCACGGTGGCGGCGTTCCTGGAAGGTCTGGCAAGCGACGCCAACCTCACGCGCTGGTAG
- a CDS encoding NADH-quinone oxidoreductase subunit J, producing MQPILFYTFAVMAVASAVAMVLHRNPVYSAIFLIATLFSLAGFFVLLNAPFVAAVHIIVYAGAIMVLFLFVIMLLNLKRDPAREAGKITRRFLGTALVVVLLLEVSALIGAAYFLSGNGGSGENALVGLESGVSGSTPNIGRALFTTYLLPFEVASVLLLVAMVGAVVLAKRKFN from the coding sequence GTGCAGCCGATTCTCTTCTATACGTTCGCAGTCATGGCGGTGGCCTCGGCGGTGGCGATGGTGTTGCATCGCAACCCGGTGTACAGCGCCATTTTTTTGATTGCGACCCTGTTTTCTCTGGCCGGCTTCTTCGTGTTGCTGAATGCGCCGTTTGTGGCTGCCGTTCATATCATCGTCTATGCCGGCGCCATCATGGTCCTGTTCCTTTTCGTGATCATGCTGCTCAATTTGAAGCGCGACCCGGCGCGTGAAGCGGGCAAGATCACGCGGCGCTTTCTCGGCACGGCGCTGGTGGTGGTGTTGCTGCTGGAAGTGAGCGCGCTGATCGGCGCAGCCTACTTCCTGTCCGGCAATGGCGGCAGCGGTGAGAATGCCCTGGTCGGCTTGGAGAGCGGTGTCAGCGGCAGCACGCCCAACATCGGGCGGGCGTTGTTTACCACTTACTTGCTGCCGTTCGAAGTCGCCTCGGTGCTGCTGCTCGTCGCCATGGTTGGCGCGGTGGTGCTGGCCAAGCGCAAATTCAACTAA
- a CDS encoding pyridoxal-phosphate dependent enzyme: MNVYNSITEAIGQTPLIRLQRVTAGLKCKVYAKIEYLNPGGSINDRTALRILESAEKIGKIKPGGTIVEATNGNAGGGLAMLAAAKGYRAIFTVPDKTSQEKVRMLKAFGAEVIVCPTAVPAHSPESTLAVAEKIAKETPSALFANHYANPENPETHYATTGPEIWEQTNGKVSVFVCGIGSGGTISGVGRFLKEKKPDIKIVGVDPVGSILRDYFYSRQLSASQPYLVEGIGKDSIPATLNFDYVDEILPVGDKESFVMARRLAREEGLLVGGSSGSAAVVALRLAQELAADQQVVTIFPDTGLYYLSKFYSDEWMKENRFFDFDKALVHHLLDSKSRNLPALLSVPPDLTVREALQRMEEHNVSQMPVIEAGMSIGSLDESTLLGRVLEEAALLDEHVRSVMEASLPVVHHDDTLEHAKYLLARGYPGILVQEQGQLIGIITKYDLINFIA, from the coding sequence GTGAACGTTTACAACAGCATCACCGAGGCCATCGGGCAAACGCCGCTCATTCGTCTGCAGCGGGTGACCGCGGGCCTCAAGTGCAAAGTCTACGCGAAAATCGAATACCTCAATCCCGGCGGCAGCATCAATGACCGCACGGCCTTGCGGATTCTGGAAAGCGCGGAGAAAATTGGAAAGATCAAGCCGGGCGGCACCATCGTCGAAGCCACCAATGGCAATGCCGGCGGCGGCCTGGCGATGCTGGCGGCGGCCAAGGGTTACCGCGCCATCTTCACCGTGCCCGACAAAACCAGTCAGGAAAAAGTGCGCATGCTCAAGGCGTTCGGCGCGGAAGTGATCGTATGCCCGACCGCCGTACCCGCGCATTCGCCGGAAAGCACGTTGGCTGTGGCGGAAAAGATCGCCAAAGAAACGCCGAGTGCCCTGTTCGCCAATCACTACGCCAATCCCGAAAACCCCGAGACGCACTATGCCACCACCGGCCCGGAAATTTGGGAGCAAACCAACGGCAAGGTGAGCGTGTTTGTGTGCGGCATCGGCAGCGGCGGCACCATCTCCGGCGTCGGTCGTTTCCTGAAAGAAAAAAAGCCGGATATCAAGATCGTGGGCGTCGATCCGGTCGGCTCGATCCTGCGCGACTATTTCTATTCGCGCCAGCTTTCCGCCAGCCAGCCTTATCTTGTGGAAGGCATCGGCAAAGACTCGATTCCCGCGACTTTGAATTTTGATTATGTCGATGAAATCCTGCCGGTCGGCGACAAAGAGTCGTTTGTGATGGCGCGGCGGCTGGCGCGCGAGGAGGGCCTGCTGGTGGGCGGCTCTTCCGGCAGTGCCGCGGTGGTGGCCCTGCGGCTGGCGCAGGAGCTGGCGGCCGATCAGCAAGTCGTCACCATCTTCCCGGACACCGGCTTGTATTATCTCTCGAAATTCTATTCCGATGAATGGATGAAAGAAAACCGCTTCTTCGATTTCGACAAGGCGTTGGTGCATCATTTGTTGGATTCGAAGAGCCGCAATCTGCCGGCGCTGTTGAGCGTGCCGCCGGACTTGACCGTGCGCGAAGCGCTGCAACGCATGGAAGAGCACAACGTTTCGCAGATGCCCGTCATCGAAGCCGGCATGAGCATCGGCAGCCTGGACGAGAGCACGCTGCTCGGCCGCGTGCTGGAAGAAGCCGCGCTGCTGGATGAACACGTGCGCAGCGTGATGGAGGCCAGCCTGCCGGTGGTGCATCATGATGACACGCTCGAACACGCCAAGTATCTGCTGGCGCGCGGCTATCCCGGCATTTTGGTGCAGGAGCAGGGCCAGCTCATCGGGATCATCACCAAGTATGATTTGATCAATTTCATTGCCTGA
- a CDS encoding NADH-quinone oxidoreductase subunit M: protein MFDNLPILSLLIFLPLAGALLVSLTPRQQTGLMRGLTLGVTLLVFVISLPLFFSFDSSRIAFQFEERLEWIPAMRATYHLGVDGISLLMVLLTTFLSPLVILSSWNDIKTSVKGYLVSMLMLEAGMIGVFVALDLLLFYVFWEVMLIPMYFIIGVWGGQRKIYAAVKFFIYTMVGSLLMLVAILFIYFYYGKVTGTLTFDYVQIRELLFPENYQVWLFLAFGLSFAIKVPMFPFHTWLPDAHVEAPTAGSVILAGVLLKMGTYGFLRFCLPLFPNASLQFTPLLSVLAIIGIIYGAWVAMVQPDVKKLVAYSSVSHLGFVMLGIFTFTQQGLQGGLIQMVNHGLSTGALFLIVGMLYERRHTRAIADFGGLARQLPILTTFFMIATLASIGLPGLNGFVGEFLVLLGTFLTNKVYAAFAATGVIFAAVYMLWMFQRVMFGKLDKEENRNLVDLSKREIAVLVPVTAMMVLIGVWAQPFLGRMETSVDALIRTVHYRAAKVNDAPGLAPLDLGWTKEPPAAVAGE, encoded by the coding sequence ATGTTCGATAATCTGCCCATCCTCTCGCTTCTGATCTTTTTGCCGCTCGCCGGTGCGTTGCTCGTCAGCCTGACGCCGCGGCAGCAAACCGGCCTGATGCGCGGCCTCACGCTCGGCGTCACCCTGCTCGTTTTTGTGATCAGCCTGCCCTTGTTTTTCAGTTTCGACAGCAGCCGCATTGCGTTCCAATTCGAGGAACGGTTGGAGTGGATCCCCGCGATGCGCGCGACCTATCACCTCGGCGTGGACGGCATCAGCCTGCTGATGGTTCTGCTCACCACTTTCCTTTCGCCCCTGGTGATTCTCTCCTCCTGGAACGACATCAAAACCAGCGTCAAAGGCTATCTCGTCTCCATGCTGATGCTGGAAGCCGGCATGATCGGCGTGTTCGTCGCGCTCGATTTGCTGCTCTTCTACGTCTTCTGGGAAGTGATGCTGATTCCGATGTATTTCATCATCGGTGTGTGGGGCGGGCAGCGCAAGATCTACGCCGCCGTGAAGTTCTTCATCTACACCATGGTCGGCAGTTTGTTGATGCTCGTCGCCATTCTCTTCATCTACTTCTACTACGGCAAAGTGACGGGCACCCTCACTTTTGATTACGTGCAAATTCGCGAGCTGCTGTTTCCGGAAAACTATCAGGTCTGGCTGTTCCTGGCCTTCGGGCTTTCCTTTGCGATCAAAGTGCCGATGTTTCCCTTTCACACCTGGCTGCCCGATGCCCACGTCGAGGCGCCCACCGCCGGCTCGGTGATTCTGGCGGGTGTGCTGCTGAAAATGGGAACTTACGGCTTTCTGCGTTTTTGCCTGCCGCTTTTTCCCAATGCCTCGCTGCAATTCACGCCGTTGCTCTCCGTGCTCGCGATCATCGGCATCATCTATGGCGCCTGGGTGGCGATGGTGCAGCCGGATGTCAAAAAGCTGGTGGCCTATTCCTCCGTGAGCCACCTCGGCTTCGTCATGCTCGGCATCTTCACCTTCACCCAGCAGGGCTTGCAGGGCGGCTTGATTCAGATGGTCAATCACGGCCTGTCCACCGGCGCGCTGTTCTTGATCGTCGGCATGCTCTACGAGCGCCGCCACACCCGCGCCATCGCGGACTTTGGTGGTTTGGCGCGCCAGCTCCCGATCCTCACCACCTTCTTCATGATCGCCACGCTGGCTTCCATCGGCCTGCCCGGTTTGAACGGCTTTGTCGGCGAATTCCTGGTTTTGCTCGGCACGTTTCTCACCAACAAAGTCTATGCGGCCTTTGCCGCTACCGGCGTGATTTTCGCGGCAGTCTACATGTTGTGGATGTTTCAGCGGGTGATGTTCGGCAAGCTCGACAAGGAGGAGAACCGCAACCTCGTCGACCTGTCGAAACGGGAAATCGCGGTGCTGGTACCGGTGACCGCGATGATGGTGCTGATCGGCGTGTGGGCCCAGCCATTCCTGGGCAGAATGGAAACCTCGGTGGACGCCTTGATTCGCACGGTGCATTATCGCGCCGCCAAAGTGAACGATGCTCCCGGCCTGGCCCCGCTCGATTTGGGTTGGACCAAAGAGCCGCCGGCGGCAGTGGCCGGGGAATGA
- the nuoK gene encoding NADH-quinone oxidoreductase subunit NuoK: protein MPLAHYLILSAILFAIGVAGVLLRRNAIVIFMSIELMLNAVNVTFVAFAAHHGSLEGQIFVFFVMVVAAAEVAVGLALMVAIFRLRATVFVDELNLMKW from the coding sequence ATGCCCCTTGCCCACTATCTCATTCTCAGCGCGATCCTGTTTGCCATTGGCGTTGCCGGCGTGTTGCTGCGGCGCAACGCCATTGTCATTTTTATGTCGATCGAATTGATGCTCAACGCCGTCAACGTGACCTTTGTCGCCTTTGCGGCGCACCACGGCAGCCTCGAAGGCCAGATCTTCGTCTTCTTCGTGATGGTGGTGGCGGCCGCGGAAGTCGCGGTCGGGCTGGCGCTGATGGTTGCCATCTTCCGCCTGCGCGCAACCGTGTTTGTGGATGAACTGAACTTGATGAAATGGTGA
- the nuoL gene encoding NADH-quinone oxidoreductase subunit L gives MQDYLWLIPFFPLLGFIVNGLLGRQLGEKGVGMLGAGVVLASFLTAVFIFFDLIALAPDARLMTQSLYQWMGTGAFDIAIGFRIDPLSLTMVLVVTGVGFLIHVYSIGYMHGDRGFGRYFAFLNLFTFAMLLLVMGNNFLVMFIGWEGVGLCSYLLIGFYYDQIFDKTTGMTCAQAGSKAFIVNRIGDFGFLLAMFLIFATFGSLDYDQVFTLAGKGVSATGEALSLGLLTAICLLLFVGATGKSAQIPLYVWLPDAMAGPTPVSALIHAATMVTAGVYMVARCSVLFAQSPVALEVVAVIGVATAAFAGTMALAATDIKKVLAYSTVSQLGYMFLACGVGAFGAGIFHLVTHAFFKALLFLGAGSVMHALSGETNIMKMGGLKKHLPVTHVTFLIAGLAIAGIPGFSGFFSKDEILWKTFSSAHGSVVLYLIALATAGLTAFYMFRLIYLTFYGSDRVDPEVMNHVHESPKLMTVPLMVLAVLAVIGGYIGIPHVFNQIEHFLEPVFTRYRAAEAHAEGALSTELLLMATSVAVALAGIALARRMYVQQPALADRVAARFRVLHTLLSRKYYVDEIYDALFVRPLQRVSDGFLWKIFDVKGIDGFVNFLPRVFAAAASGLRRWQTGIVQNYAVSIMIGLILVLGYLLIK, from the coding sequence ATGCAAGACTACCTTTGGCTGATCCCGTTCTTCCCGCTGCTGGGGTTCATCGTGAACGGCCTGCTGGGCCGGCAGCTCGGTGAAAAGGGCGTCGGAATGCTCGGCGCCGGCGTGGTGCTCGCCAGTTTCCTCACCGCGGTTTTCATTTTCTTCGATCTCATTGCCCTGGCCCCGGACGCCCGCCTGATGACCCAGTCTCTCTATCAATGGATGGGCACCGGCGCGTTTGACATCGCCATCGGCTTTCGCATCGATCCGCTCTCGCTCACCATGGTGTTGGTGGTGACGGGCGTGGGCTTTCTTATTCACGTGTATTCCATCGGCTACATGCACGGTGATCGCGGGTTCGGCCGCTATTTCGCGTTCTTGAACCTGTTCACCTTTGCCATGCTGCTGCTGGTGATGGGCAACAACTTCCTGGTGATGTTCATCGGCTGGGAGGGCGTCGGCCTGTGTTCCTATCTTTTGATCGGTTTCTACTACGACCAGATTTTTGACAAGACCACCGGCATGACCTGCGCCCAGGCCGGCAGCAAGGCCTTCATCGTCAACCGCATCGGCGATTTCGGTTTTCTGCTCGCCATGTTTCTCATCTTCGCCACCTTCGGCTCGCTGGATTACGACCAAGTCTTCACGCTGGCGGGCAAGGGTGTAAGCGCTACCGGCGAGGCGCTGTCGCTGGGCCTCCTCACCGCCATTTGCCTGCTGCTCTTTGTCGGCGCCACCGGCAAGTCCGCGCAAATTCCCCTGTACGTCTGGCTGCCCGATGCCATGGCCGGCCCCACGCCGGTTTCGGCTTTGATTCATGCCGCCACCATGGTGACGGCCGGCGTTTACATGGTGGCGCGCTGCAGCGTCCTGTTCGCGCAATCTCCCGTCGCGCTCGAGGTGGTGGCCGTTATCGGCGTGGCAACCGCGGCCTTCGCCGGCACCATGGCGCTCGCCGCCACCGACATCAAAAAAGTGCTGGCCTACTCGACCGTGAGCCAGTTGGGCTACATGTTTCTCGCCTGCGGCGTGGGCGCGTTTGGCGCCGGAATCTTTCACCTCGTCACCCATGCCTTTTTCAAGGCGCTGCTCTTTCTGGGCGCCGGCAGCGTGATGCACGCCCTCAGCGGCGAAACCAACATCATGAAGATGGGCGGCCTCAAGAAGCATCTGCCGGTCACCCATGTCACCTTCCTGATTGCCGGCCTCGCCATCGCCGGCATTCCCGGTTTCTCCGGATTCTTTTCCAAGGATGAGATTCTGTGGAAGACGTTCAGCAGCGCCCACGGCTCAGTGGTGCTCTATCTCATCGCCCTGGCCACCGCCGGTCTCACCGCCTTCTACATGTTTCGCCTGATCTATCTCACTTTTTACGGCAGCGACCGTGTTGACCCCGAAGTCATGAACCACGTGCACGAATCTCCCAAGCTCATGACCGTGCCGTTGATGGTGCTGGCCGTGCTGGCGGTGATCGGCGGGTACATCGGCATTCCGCACGTGTTCAATCAAATCGAGCATTTTCTCGAGCCGGTGTTTACGCGCTATCGCGCGGCGGAAGCGCATGCCGAGGGCGCGCTCTCCACGGAATTGCTGCTGATGGCGACCTCGGTGGCGGTGGCGCTGGCCGGCATTGCGCTGGCGCGGCGGATGTACGTGCAGCAACCGGCGCTGGCCGACCGCGTGGCGGCGCGTTTTCGCGTGCTGCACACGCTGCTCAGCCGCAAATACTACGTCGACGAGATCTATGACGCCCTGTTCGTGCGGCCGCTGCAGCGCGTCTCGGACGGCTTTCTGTGGAAGATTTTCGATGTCAAGGGCATCGACGGCTTCGTGAATTTTCTGCCGCGCGTGTTTGCCGCTGCCGCCTCCGGGTTGCGGCGCTGGCAGACCGGCATCGTGCAAAACTACGCGGTTTCCATCATGATCGGCCTGATCCTGGTGTTGGGTTATTTGTTGATCAAGTAG
- a CDS encoding NADH-quinone oxidoreductase subunit N encodes MTDTLTLSQIAYHFAPTLTLVVVGLLVLILGMLFPRMYRETLAAVVLFGFGIAVFYAVQNWSESVRLFHGMIIVDKFSNGFACLFVIAAGLTLLLSINALENTSLLVSEFFALIIFATVGMLLMAASAHLLTLFLGLELLSVSLYILAGFRRNDKYSIEASFKYFLLGAFASGFLLYGIALIYGSVGSASLTALAEAVKARDLLDTPLLTAGLALMAVGFGFKIALAPFHAWAPDVYQGAPTPIAAFMATGSKAAAFAALLRVVLASGMMTQAVWQQIFWVLAVITMTVGNIVALRQDNIKRLLAYSSIAHAGYILVGVIANNELGSSAVLYYLLSYTFMNIGAFGVVAFLSKTEDELVNLNDYRGLAFRRPFAAVAMAIFMFSLAGIPITAGFMSKFYVFSAAVQSGFLWLVILGVINSMISLYYYLGVVVVMFMQKSETAGEELALERLPAVGLALIIAVFGTLQLGIAPARWMEAFQDLARSVM; translated from the coding sequence ATGACAGATACCTTGACGCTCTCCCAGATTGCTTATCACTTCGCGCCGACGCTGACGCTGGTCGTGGTCGGGCTGCTGGTGCTGATACTCGGCATGCTGTTTCCGCGCATGTATCGCGAGACGCTGGCGGCGGTGGTGCTGTTCGGCTTCGGCATCGCGGTGTTCTATGCGGTGCAAAACTGGAGCGAGTCCGTGCGCCTGTTTCACGGCATGATCATCGTCGACAAATTCTCCAACGGTTTTGCCTGCCTGTTCGTGATTGCCGCCGGTCTCACCCTGCTGCTTTCGATCAACGCCCTGGAAAACACTTCACTGCTGGTGAGTGAATTCTTCGCGCTCATCATCTTCGCCACCGTGGGCATGCTGTTGATGGCCGCCAGTGCGCATCTGCTCACGCTTTTCCTGGGTCTGGAGTTGCTTTCGGTCTCCCTGTACATTCTGGCCGGCTTCCGGCGCAACGACAAGTACAGCATCGAAGCCTCATTCAAGTATTTTCTTTTGGGCGCTTTCGCCAGCGGCTTTCTGCTCTACGGCATTGCCTTGATCTACGGCAGCGTCGGCAGCGCCAGCCTCACGGCGCTGGCAGAAGCGGTGAAAGCGCGCGACCTGCTCGACACGCCCCTGCTCACCGCCGGTTTGGCCTTGATGGCGGTGGGCTTCGGCTTCAAGATCGCACTCGCGCCCTTTCACGCCTGGGCGCCGGATGTTTATCAGGGCGCGCCCACGCCGATTGCGGCCTTCATGGCTACCGGCTCCAAAGCCGCGGCCTTTGCCGCCCTGCTGCGCGTCGTGCTCGCCTCCGGCATGATGACCCAAGCCGTCTGGCAGCAGATCTTCTGGGTGCTGGCGGTAATCACCATGACGGTCGGCAACATTGTGGCGTTGCGCCAGGACAACATCAAACGGCTGCTGGCCTATTCTTCGATTGCCCATGCCGGTTACATTCTCGTCGGCGTCATCGCCAACAATGAGCTGGGCAGCTCCGCGGTGCTGTATTACCTGCTGAGTTACACGTTCATGAATATCGGCGCGTTCGGCGTGGTGGCGTTCCTCTCCAAAACCGAGGACGAGCTGGTCAATCTCAATGACTACCGCGGCTTGGCGTTTCGCCGGCCGTTCGCCGCAGTGGCCATGGCGATTTTCATGTTCTCGCTCGCCGGCATTCCGATTACCGCGGGCTTCATGAGCAAGTTCTATGTGTTCTCGGCCGCGGTGCAATCGGGCTTTCTTTGGCTCGTCATCCTGGGCGTGATCAACTCGATGATCAGCCTTTACTACTATCTCGGCGTGGTGGTGGTGATGTTCATGCAAAAGTCCGAAACCGCGGGCGAGGAGTTGGCGCTCGAGCGGCTGCCGGCCGTGGGGCTGGCTTTGATCATCGCCGTTTTTGGCACACTGCAGCTCGGCATTGCGCCGGCACGCTGGATGGAAGCCTTTCAAGATTTGGCGCGTTCGGTGATGTAA